Proteins encoded by one window of Pristiophorus japonicus isolate sPriJap1 chromosome 29, sPriJap1.hap1, whole genome shotgun sequence:
- the LOC139239979 gene encoding LOW QUALITY PROTEIN: probable G-protein coupled receptor 139 (The sequence of the model RefSeq protein was modified relative to this genomic sequence to represent the inferred CDS: inserted 1 base in 1 codon; substituted 1 base at 1 genomic stop codon) → MNLPVDIAKKICYLIIAVIGVPVNLVAIVILSRGKCGLSTCTTRYLVAMAAADLLVVITEVILWRISWYYFPGSFLDITPVCTVIAVLARAATNCSVWFTVAFTFDRFVAICWQKLKTKYCTGRTAAVVLATSCILLCSKNIPHYFTLETGYIIDNVPWLCLTITAYYTEPGWVAFDWVDTVLTPLLPFALILLLNALTVRHILVASRVRKGLRGESKGENGSDPEMESRRKSMILLFTISGSFILLXLVIKNNFLXYTIAGINPTHYSVSLYMFRQVGYILQNLSCCTNTFIYGVTQTKFREQLKSALKYPVTSIIQLINK, encoded by the exons ATGAATCTGCCTGTTGATATAGCCAAGAAAATATGCTACTTGATCATTGCTGTCATAGGCGTTCCTG tgaatttagtggcgattgtgatcctgtcccggggaaagtgcgggctgtccacctgcaccactcgctacctcgtggccatggcagcggcggatctactggtggtcatcACTGAGGTCATACTGTGGCGGATCAGTTGGTATTATTTCCCGGGATCTTTCCTGGATATCACCCCTGTGTGTACTGTTATAGCTGTCCTGGCCCGTgcagccacaaactgttctgtctggttcaccgtcgctttcacctttgaccgatttgtggccatttgttggcagaagctgaaaaccaaatattgcaccgggagaactgcggctgtggttctggcaacaagTTGCATTCTGCTCTGTTCAAAAAACATTCCTCACTACTTTACATTAGAAACTGGatatataatcgacaatgttccGTGGCTCTGTCTCACAATCACAGCCTATTACACTGAGCCCGGATGGGTGGCATTTGACTGGGTTGATAcggttttaaccccactgctcccattcgctctaattttgttgctcaatgctctgacagtcagacacattttagtggccagtcgagtccggaagggactgaggggcgagagcaagggggagaatggcagtgacccagagatggagagcaggaggaagtctatgattttactcttcaccatatctggcagcttcatactgctgtgactggtaattaaaaataattttt attaTACCATTGCAGGAATAAATCCCACTCATTACAGTGTTTCTTTATATATGTTTCGACAAGTCGGATATATTCTACAgaatttaagttgctgcacaaatacatttatttacggggtgactcagaccaagttcagagagcagttgaagagtgCGTTGaaatatccggttacctcaattatacaattaattaataaatag